One part of the Phragmites australis chromosome 3, lpPhrAust1.1, whole genome shotgun sequence genome encodes these proteins:
- the LOC133913447 gene encoding actin-depolymerizing factor 2 yields MAFMRTHSNASSGMGVAPDIRDTFLQLQMKKAFRYVIFKIEEKQKQVVVEKTGATTESYDDFLASLPENDCRYAIYDFDFVTGENVQKSKIFFIAWSPSTSRIRAKMLYSTSKDRIKHELDGFHYEIQATDPTEVDLEVLRERAH; encoded by the exons ATGGCCTTCATGCGCACCCAC TCAAATGCCTCTTCAGGCATGGGAGTTGCTCCTGACATCAGGGACACGTTCCTCCAGCTTCAGATGAAGAAGGCGTTCCGATATGTTATCTTCAAAATCGAGGAAAAGCAGAAGCAGGTGGTTGTGGAGAAGACCGGGGCTACCACTGAAAGTTATGATGATTTTTTGGCTTCTCTTCCAGAAAATGACTGCAGATATGCAATCTATGATTTTGACTTCGTTACTGGAGAGAATGTGCAGAAAAGCAAGATTTTTTTCATTGCTTG GTCTCCATCCACATCCAGGATTCGTGCTAAGATGCTGTACTCCACCTCCAAGGACCGCATCAAGCATGAACTTGATGGGTTTCACTACGAGATCCAGGCAACCGACCCAACAGAGGTGGACCTCGAAGTCCTCCGAGAGCGGGCTCATTGA
- the LOC133913448 gene encoding inosine-5'-monophosphate dehydrogenase-like: MAASSADLADDGFPAPRLFSQGLSYTYDDVIFLPGYIGFPADAVDLSTRLSRRVPLSIPCVASPMDTVSEAAMAAAMASLGAAAVVHCNTEPHAQASIVRAAKSRRLPFVSSVPFFSPSSAPTLNDFAGNEYALVTERGDSLSRLVGVAVATDAASREAPVPVSEYLRAAPRSASASFDFEQAASFLADEGLDYAPLVSEDGEVIDLITAKDVERIRSYPKLGKPSLGADGKFVVAASIGTREDDKRRLEQLVKAGANAIVIDSSQGNSIYQLDMIKHAKKMYPEVDLIGGNVVTIAQAQNLVQAGADGLRVGMGSGSICTTQEVCAVGRGQATAVYKVSSYAKDHNVPVIADGGISNSGHIVKALSLGASTVMMGSFLAGSHEAPGTYEYKDGCRVKKYRGMGSLEAMTKGSDARYLGDTLKLKVAQGVVGAVADKGSVLRFIPYTMQAVKQGFQDLGASSLQSAHDLLRSETLRLEVRTGAAQVEGGIHGLVSYEKKAF, encoded by the exons ATGGCGGCGAGCAGCGCCGACCTCGCCGACGACGGCTTCCCGGCGCCGCGCCTCTTCTCGCAGGGcctctcctacacctatgacgACGTCATCTTCCTCCCGGGCTACATCGGCTTCCCAGCCGACGCCGTCGACCTCTCCACCCGCCTCTCCCGCCGCGTCCCCCTCTCCATCCCCTGCGTTGCCTCCCCCATGGACACCGTCTCCGAGGCCGCCATGGCCGCGGCCATGGCCTCgctcggcgccgccgccgtcgtgcaCTGCAACACCGAGCCCCACGCTCAGGCCTCCATCGTCCGCGCCGCCAAGTCCCGCCGCCTCCCGTTCGTGTCCTCCGTGCCCTTCTTCTCACCGTCCTCCGCCCCGACGCTCAACGATTTCGCTGGCAATGAATACGCCCTCGTCACCGAGCGCGGGGATTCGCTCTCCAGGCTTGTCGGCGTCGCTGTTGCGACCGATGCCGCCTCCCGCGAGGCCCCTGTCCCTGTCTCCGAGTACTTGCGCGCCGCCCCGCGCTCGGCTTCTGCCTCCTTCGATTTCGAGCAAGCGGCCTCTTTCCTCGCCGACGAGGGTTTGGACTACGCCCCTCTCGTATCCGAGGACGGTGAGGTCATCGACCTCATCACCGCCAAAGACGTGGAGCGTATCCGGAGCTATCCGAAGCTAGGCAAGCCGTCTCTCGGAGCGGATGGGAAGTTCGTAGTTGCCGCCTCCATTGGGACCCGTGAGGATGACAAGAGAAGGCTGGAGCAGCTAGTTAAGGCGGGGGCAAATGCCATCGTGATTGATAGCTCGCAAGGGAACTCCATCTAccagcttgatatgatcaagCATGCAAAGAAGATGTATCCTGAGGTGGATTTGATCGGAGGCAATGTGGTGACAATTGCGCAAGCGCAGAATTTGGTCCAAGCTGGGGCAGATGGGTTGCGTGTTGGAATGGGCTCTGGCTCAATTTGTACTACCCAGGAGGTTTGTGCTGTAGGCAGAGGACAG GCTACTGCGGTGTATAAGGTTTCATCTTATGCCAAGGATCACAACGTACCAGTTATTGCCGACGGGGGAATTTCAAATTCTGGACATATTGTGAAAGCTCTGTCGCTGGGGGCGTCCACTGTTATGATGGGCAGCTTTTTAGCTGGCAGTCATGAAGCTCCTGGTACTTATGAGTACAAG GATGGCTGTCGAGTAAAAAAATACAGAGGCATGGGCTCTCTTGAAGCCATGACAAAGGGGAGTGATGCAAGGTACCTTGGTGATACTCTCAAGCTCAAAGTTGCGCAGGGAGTTGTTGGAGCAGTAGCTGACAAAGGTTCTGTGCTGAGATTCATTCCTTATACAATGCAAGCAGTTAAGCAAGGATTCCAAGATCTGGGTGCATCCTCGCTGCAGTCGGCTCATGATCTTTTGCGATCAGAGACTCTTAGATTAGAG GTGAGGACTGGCGCCGCCCAGGTTGAAGGAGGAATCCATGGGCTAGTCTCGTACGAGAAGAAGGCATTCTAG